TGAAGTGGAGGGTTTTAAAAAAGCAAGTTTTTCAGATAAAATACTACCCGATGCGAGATTTGAAATGCATGTGTGGAACAATATAGAGGAGATGTTTTGGAAATTTAAGGGTGGAGATTTTATCTGAAACCCGGAGGGCTTGAACTTGCTTTTTTAAATACCTGGAACTTAGTTTTGCAGTCTTTTTTATCTCTTTTTTATTTTGATAAAATATCCGATCGTCTTCGGAAAGTGTATAAAATTTCTGGGACTGCTGAAATATCCAGAAAAAGTAAAAACACTTTCAGTAGGCACTGAAATTTTATACTCTTTCTTAGGGTTGATTTTTTGAGGATGCTAAGATTTCTTAGTATTAGAGATGTCTCAATATAATAGATGGTGCTTTTGAGAATGACAGGCATCTTCAAAAAACAACAAATGTTACTACCTAGTGTGACGGGGGCAGTAGCGCGGGCAAGGGTATTACTTTTTATTTGCTAATTGGGATGTTCTGATTGCTTTTGTGGCTAGCAGATGAAGAGATGGTATTGTACAGCAAGGGTGTATACCAACTAAATATTTGGGTAGTAATTTTTCTGCTAGCCGCTAAGCAATGTAAGGCGGGTGCCAGGCAAATAAAACAGTAATACTCTTGCTGGCTTTTTTTGGTTTTATGGGTGCCAAGTTTTCCCTTAGAAAAGCAAGAGTGAAACTCATAAAAGGTATTTGCTTTGAAATTGGAATGGCACTTATAAAACCAATGTGCGTTGGGTGCGCGGCTTTTTTACATAATGTTATTATAGTCTCTTTAGAGCTATAATGCCACATTATGTAAAGAAGCTTGGGAGAAAAAATTACCGGCGCAAGTCACGCAGTGTACGCATTATTGTATCAATAATTGTGACGGTAATTTTTTTAGGAGCGTTGGCAAGGAGTGGCAACAGAAAGCGACATGTTATTATTTCTACAATGTTTCGAGTTCGTTCTTAATATTAACCCTTGCCTGTTTTTCGTATTTTTTTGAAAAATACTCTGTTTTGTAAATAGACTCCATTTGAAGAAAATGCTGTAACGCTTTTTTTCTGCCATTGGCATACATAAAATCGGGGTATATAGCATATTCTTCTCTTATTTGCTCGGTGTAATTTTGATAGTCATACGATGATTTACCCAAGATTGCTAAATCTGTATCAATTAAGTAATTGGTATCGCTGTCTTCAGAAAGTTCATGTTTTTTGGTTGCTAGAATCATGTTGGCGCATTTTGCCACTTTTTCTGCTGGGTAGCCGATTTCAGAAAGCCTTTGCATGGCTATTTTTGCACTATCTCCTTCGTTGGTATTACTTGATGCTTTGTAGATTATATCGTGATAAAAAACGGCAAATAACATTGTGTCCCAATCATTAACCTTGCTTTTTACTTCTTTTAAATCGCTAAATACTGCTTCTAAATGAGCAATAGTATGATAGTGTCTTTTGGGTTCGGAATATTTTGTGAATATCTCTAACCAAAGGTTATTGGCCAATTCGTGGTCTTTGGAGTATTTTTTAACGAGTTGAAGGAAAGTATCTGTTAGCATTGGTGTATCAGAATTTGTAAAATTAGTCAATTTATTGGCTATTAAAAACAGGTCAACTACATTTATTGAATGTTTTGCATTTTTTGCCTTGGCAGATTAATCTCATGTTCCTGCGGATAGGGTGCCCGATGGGTCATACTCACATCTTCACGTATTTGATGTTGGGTTTGAAAACGCTTTTCATCTGTGGCAGAATAACGGGGGTCGGGGATGAATGGCATTTTTTCCATTTTGGATATGGTGATGGTTGGGAAATGATAATCTACCTCAACCTGACCCAACAATAGATAACATCCTCCGCCCTTGAATGGATATTTTTGCAAGCAATCGGCAAAATGGGCTGTGTCGAAAAACTCGCCTTGAGCATCTATCCAAGTTCCGAAATACATATCACCACGTTTGGTGGGAACATGTTTTCTTGAAATTAGATAGGCTAACATTTTTACGGTTTTCTTGTGATGCTTTGTCAAATCGTTTGCCATAACATCGCCGCGGTATTTGGTCTGTAATAAATTGAATGGGGTAACTGAAACCGGAAAATCCAATAATTCGATTTCATCAAATGCATCTTCGAATGGGGAGCGCTCCAATACCGGTAATTTATATTCTTTGACTGGTTCCTGAAGTAGCATTAAGTTGCGGTTCTCGGGTTTGAAATTAATTAAAATCAATCTTGCTATTATCAGTAATTCATTCTTTGGTTTACCTGTAAAACGAAAAGCGCCAATGAAGATTAGTATTTGTATGGCTTCGATTCCGATGGGTATTCGGTTGATAAAATCTTCAAGGGAAATGAATAATCCATTTTCTTGCCGTTCTTTGACAACTAGTTCAGCCATTTTGGATTCTAGGCTCTTTAGATGCTGAAAGCCTAGGTAAATGTTTTTACCATATACCTTAGTTTGATAATCACTTTTATTTACGCATGGATTGTGGATTTTTGCACCGGACATTTTGGCCTCGTGTATGTAGACTTCGGTTCGATAAAAACCTCCAAAATTGTTGATTACAGCTGTCATAAACTCAATAGGGTAGTAGGTTTTGAGATATAGGCTTTGGTAACTTTCTACAGCATAGGATGCCGAGTGTGCCTTGCAAAACGAATACCCGGCAAATGATTCAATTTGTCTGTAGATTTCCTGACTTAACTGTACTGGATGCCCTTGTTTTGCACAAGAATCAAAGAAGTTGTCTTTTACCTTTTGCAAGGCGGCTTTAGAGCGTCCTTTACCACTCATAGCACGACGAAGGATATCACCATCGGCTGCCGGAAGCCCGCCATAATGCAATGCGATTTTGATAACGTCTTCCTGATATACCATAATACCGTATGTTTCTCCTAATTGTTCTTTAAAAACATCATGAAAATATTCGAATCGGTCAGGAAAGTTATGTCTAAATATATATTCTTTCATCATTCCGGATTGTGCTACTCCGGGACGGATAATGGATGAAGCTGCTACCAAGACTTTGTAATTGTCACATTTCAATCTTCTTAGCAAACCTCTCATAGCAGGACTTTCTATATAGAAGCAACCAATGGTTTTGCCTTGGCTTAACAGATTGTTGCAGGTTTGTTCGTTTTTGGAAATGGAAGTATCACGAATATCGACTTCGATACCTTGATTTTCTCTGATTAATTTTACTGTGTCATCGATGTGACCAATACCACGCTGGCTAAGAATATCGAATTTGTCAAAGCCTATATCTTCTGCGACATGCATATCGAATTGTACTATGGGAAAGCCTTTTGGTGGCATTTCCAAAGCGGTAAAATTAGTTATGGGTTCTTCTGAGATGATAATACCACAAGAATGCATACTTCTTTGATTGGGATATTTTTCGAGCATCATACCATACTCCTGAACCATTTTGACTACTTCATTTTTGTAATGCTTTACTATTGGGTTTTTAGCTAACTGGTCTAGTTCTTCTTTGGGCAGTCCAAATACTTTGCCTACTTCCCGAAAAATGGAGCGGTATTTAAATTCGACATTGGTGCCACAAAAGGCTACATGATCTCTACCGTATTTATTAAAAATATACTCTAAGATGGTATCGCGTTCGCGCCAAGACCAATCAATATCGAAATCGGGAGGTGTTTTTCGGTTCACGTTTAGAAAGCGTTCAAAATAGAGGTCGAGTTCTAAGGGACAAATGTTGGTGATATCGAGGCAATACGCAATGATACTGTTGGCACCACTACCACGACCAATATGCAAAAAACCTTGGCTCATACTGTACTGCACAATATCCCATGTAATGAGAAAATAACCGCTGAACTCTAAATCGTTTATTACTTTTAATTCCTTTTCCACTCTTGCTTTGGCGTCAGTATTGTGTTCACCATAGCGGCGAATCATTCCCTCGTATGCCAGTTTAGTTAGTAAATCGATATCATCGTGTTTGTTTGTAGTGTAGTGCTTTTTATTTTTTGGAGTGTAAAAATCATATTCGAAATTGCATGCAGTTATTATTGTTTGGGTGTTTTGAATTATCTGAGGAAAGTCAATAAATCTTTCCATAAGTTTATTAATTGGAATCATCACTTCTGATACTTTGCAATAATCAGTATCTCTCAATTTTGAGCCAATGATATTCAAGTCGATTGCTCTTAGTATTTTATGAAGGTTGAATTCTTTTTTGGTCCGATATGTTACGGATTGTAATACCACCATTTTAGGAATTCTTCTTTTCCAAACATAATTGTACAACTTTGGTAACTGTTCTGCACAGATGCCTATAAATTCATATTCCTTGAGTTCTTCCGGTACGTTATCAAATGGATATATCACAAAAACGTTTTCAAAATTTGGTGCTACTTCCGGAAGTAATGTATTTTCAAAATTGTGCTTTGTTACTAAGCGGTTCATTTCTGCAATTCCGTTTCTGTTCCTTGCCAGTCCGATATAAAGCTGCTTACCGTTGTTTCGGAAGTCAATGCCCACTAGTGGTTTTATGGTTACTTCTTTGCATGCTTTTATAAAATCATAGATTCCTGTTACGGTATTGATATCGGTTAGTGCCATAGCCGTAACACTACAACCAACGGCTTGTGTTACCAAATCCTCTAAAGGAATGGTGCCATAGCGGAGGGAGTGGAAGGAGTGGCAGTTGAGGTACATTTTAATTGTGAATTGTGAATTGTGAGTTGTGAATTTTGAGTTGTTAGTTGTGCTCTTCGACTGGGCTCAGGGCAGTTTAAGCTTAGGGTGACAATGGTTTTATTATTAAGTTCTGTTTTTTAATATGGCATTAGCACGACCGACTGAATCGAAGCCATAGCGGTTTTTCATTTTATCTAATGCTTGGTATAATGCTAACATTTCTTCGGTGTCTTCAAACATGTTAATTTGATAGGTGCCTCGGACTAAGCCTGTAAATGTTACTCCAACCAATCGGATGCGCATGCGACGATTGTATAATTTATTGAATAGTTCCAAAGCCACTTTTCCCAGAATATGATCACATGACGTATACGCTACTTTTCTTTGTTGATTTTCTGTATCGAAATTGGCGTATCTTATTTTTACTGAAAGAGTAGAAACTAGCCACTGTTCTGATCTTGCCTGATAGCAGAGTTTTTCGACCATGCCTAAGATCAATGATTCTACTTTTTTGATATCGATGGTGTCTTGAAGATAGGTATGTTCTGTGGAAAGGGATTTTCTTTCGGTATAGGGTTGGACTGGAGTGTTATCAATTCCGTTGGCTTTTTTCCATAATTCAATTCCGTTTTTTCCAATCATGCTTTGCAAAACCTCGGCAGGAGTTTCGGATAACTTTTCGATGTTCCGAATTCCGAGTCTGGAGAGTAGATTGAAAGTTACTTCGCCTACCATTGGAATTTTACGGATTGATAATGGATTTAGGAATGGTCTAACCATGTTCTGTGGAATTTCTAAATTGCCTTTTGGTTTGCCCTCTCCTGTAGCAATTTTTGAAACCGTTTTGTTAACGGAAAGTGCAAAACTTATTGGGAGTCCCGTTTCTTTTGTGATGGTTTGTATCAATTCATTTGTCCATTTGTAGCAGCCATAAAATTTATCCATGCCCGTAATATCTAAATAGAATTCGTCGATACTTGCTTTCTCAACTAATGGAGAATTCTCTTCGATTATTTGGGTTACTTCGTGTGATTTTTTGGAAAACAATTCCATGTCACCTTTTACAATTTTTGCCTGTGGGCAAAGTTGCATTGCCATTCGTATCGGCATTGCTGAACGGACACCAAAATACCTTGCTTCATAAGAACATGATGCCACGACGCCTCTTTCTCCTCCACCAACGATAATCGGAATTCCGTTTAATTGCGAGTTTTCTAACCTTACGCAAGAGACGAAAAAGGTGTCTAAATCCATGTGGACAATAGCGCGTGACATACTATTTTTAAATTTTGAAGTGAAATTATATTTTACAAAAGTAGAATCATATTACCAAAGATTATTATATTTGTTGTGAATTAAATTCACATTAACACATGTCTATATTTTCTGATAACCTGAGATACCTACGCGTCAAAAGTGGTATGACGCAGCAAAAGATAGCGGATGAATTGCGGATTCCGCGGGAGCGTTATGCCAAGTATGAAGGAACCACTGATCCGCCATTGGATTGCCTGCAGAAGATTTCACGTTACTATCATGTTAGTATCGATTTGTTGTTGTCTTTTGATATCCGCAGAGTGCCTTATGAGAATTTGATACAATTAGAGGAAAACAGAATTTTGCTTCCTATTACTGTTGACAGCAGTGGGGAAAACAAGATTGAGATTTTGTCTGAAAAGGCACAGGCGGGATATCTTTCTGGCTACAGTGATCCAGAGTTTATAGAAGCATTGCAACATATTTCGCTACCGTTTTTAAGAAATGGAAAATATAGAGCTTTCCCGGTAACGGGAGATTCGATGCCTCCACATAAAGAAGGCTCGTTTATAGTAGGTGAATATGTGGAAAAACTTGACGATATAATTGATGGAAAGACTTATATCCTAGTTACCAAAACCAATGGCATAGCCTATAAGCGGCTTACAAAAAGAGGGGGGGATTTGATAGAGGTTAAATCTGATAATACCATTTATGAACCCTATGAAGTTAAAGCATCTGAAATACTTGAACTATGGCGTTTTGCCTCAAGTATTGCTACAAAGGAATTTGAGCACGATGATCTGAGTTTACTGAGTGTTAAAGATGTAATGCAGGGTCTTAGGAATGATTTTACCGCTTTGAGAGCTGAGTTTGAACAGCGGAAAAAGCCTAATTAAAAGCCTATCAATGGAGGATTATAGTTAGGATATGCAAAATCCATAGTACTGTTTTTGGCATCGAGCCATGCTTTTTCATCTTCTCTTTTTATATGAATAGGCATGCGCTGGTCACCTTCAGCTTCTTTGCGATTGTGCACGTATTTCATAAAGTCATTGGCTTCTGTGGTAACAATGCTGTAGGTATTCCAAATTTCTCCGTTTTTGTCCTGCCAACTATTGTATATACCAGCTAAGAAAAAGATTTCATCTGTATTCGAATGTATTTGATATTTTGTTTTGGATTTACCAGCAGGGTCGTTCCAATGCCAATCAAAATAGGCGGAGACAATTATTAAACAACGGTTGTTTATGGAAGGGGCAAAGGATACTTTTTCTTGCAGGGTTTCGACACGAGCATTTAGGGTGCTTTTTCTGAAGTCCTTGTCACGATTGGTTGGAATCAGGCCCCATGTATAGTTGGTTGTGATTATATCCGGTTTAGTGTCGAGTACAATCGGGAGATTGGGATAGCTGAAACCATTTATGAAATCGGATTGTAGTACATTGCCAGGATTATCAATATTGCGGCTGTAATAGTCGGTAAGTTCAGCGGCCGCTTTGCCTTGTTGGGTGTAGTAGCACATAATACCATTACTTAGTGTTTTGTAAAGTTATTAAAAAAGCAACGGTCCTCGTAAATTTTAGAGCATTTTGATTAATGGTATTTTCTTTTTTGTCGTTTGTACATCATATAATGTTCCATTATTGTAATAATTTTTTTGTATTCTGTTGGATACAGTATGATTGAATATTAAAGAGCGGAAACTTCATGAACATTTAAATAGCTTGAAATGCTTCAACAAAAAAGCGGCTAAGTATTTATTCTTACTAGTTTTTATGGTTTGATATCAATATTGCATTAAAGTTACACTATGGCGAGCACTTGCAAAATACACTACTTATTTCCTTGCGTACTTATCGATAAAAAACGACGAGTATGAAAGAATCGATTTAGACTTAGCTTATTGTTGTAAATCACTACGAA
Above is a genomic segment from Flavobacterium phycosphaerae containing:
- a CDS encoding DNA polymerase III subunit alpha, producing the protein MYLNCHSFHSLRYGTIPLEDLVTQAVGCSVTAMALTDINTVTGIYDFIKACKEVTIKPLVGIDFRNNGKQLYIGLARNRNGIAEMNRLVTKHNFENTLLPEVAPNFENVFVIYPFDNVPEELKEYEFIGICAEQLPKLYNYVWKRRIPKMVVLQSVTYRTKKEFNLHKILRAIDLNIIGSKLRDTDYCKVSEVMIPINKLMERFIDFPQIIQNTQTIITACNFEYDFYTPKNKKHYTTNKHDDIDLLTKLAYEGMIRRYGEHNTDAKARVEKELKVINDLEFSGYFLITWDIVQYSMSQGFLHIGRGSGANSIIAYCLDITNICPLELDLYFERFLNVNRKTPPDFDIDWSWRERDTILEYIFNKYGRDHVAFCGTNVEFKYRSIFREVGKVFGLPKEELDQLAKNPIVKHYKNEVVKMVQEYGMMLEKYPNQRSMHSCGIIISEEPITNFTALEMPPKGFPIVQFDMHVAEDIGFDKFDILSQRGIGHIDDTVKLIRENQGIEVDIRDTSISKNEQTCNNLLSQGKTIGCFYIESPAMRGLLRRLKCDNYKVLVAASSIIRPGVAQSGMMKEYIFRHNFPDRFEYFHDVFKEQLGETYGIMVYQEDVIKIALHYGGLPAADGDILRRAMSGKGRSKAALQKVKDNFFDSCAKQGHPVQLSQEIYRQIESFAGYSFCKAHSASYAVESYQSLYLKTYYPIEFMTAVINNFGGFYRTEVYIHEAKMSGAKIHNPCVNKSDYQTKVYGKNIYLGFQHLKSLESKMAELVVKERQENGLFISLEDFINRIPIGIEAIQILIFIGAFRFTGKPKNELLIIARLILINFKPENRNLMLLQEPVKEYKLPVLERSPFEDAFDEIELLDFPVSVTPFNLLQTKYRGDVMANDLTKHHKKTVKMLAYLISRKHVPTKRGDMYFGTWIDAQGEFFDTAHFADCLQKYPFKGGGCYLLLGQVEVDYHFPTITISKMEKMPFIPDPRYSATDEKRFQTQHQIREDVSMTHRAPYPQEHEINLPRQKMQNIQ
- a CDS encoding HD domain-containing protein, with the translated sequence MTNFTNSDTPMLTDTFLQLVKKYSKDHELANNLWLEIFTKYSEPKRHYHTIAHLEAVFSDLKEVKSKVNDWDTMLFAVFYHDIIYKASSNTNEGDSAKIAMQRLSEIGYPAEKVAKCANMILATKKHELSEDSDTNYLIDTDLAILGKSSYDYQNYTEQIREEYAIYPDFMYANGRKKALQHFLQMESIYKTEYFSKKYEKQARVNIKNELETL
- the dinB gene encoding DNA polymerase IV gives rise to the protein MSRAIVHMDLDTFFVSCVRLENSQLNGIPIIVGGGERGVVASCSYEARYFGVRSAMPIRMAMQLCPQAKIVKGDMELFSKKSHEVTQIIEENSPLVEKASIDEFYLDITGMDKFYGCYKWTNELIQTITKETGLPISFALSVNKTVSKIATGEGKPKGNLEIPQNMVRPFLNPLSIRKIPMVGEVTFNLLSRLGIRNIEKLSETPAEVLQSMIGKNGIELWKKANGIDNTPVQPYTERKSLSTEHTYLQDTIDIKKVESLILGMVEKLCYQARSEQWLVSTLSVKIRYANFDTENQQRKVAYTSCDHILGKVALELFNKLYNRRMRIRLVGVTFTGLVRGTYQINMFEDTEEMLALYQALDKMKNRYGFDSVGRANAILKNRT
- a CDS encoding SOS response-associated peptidase, translated to MCYYTQQGKAAAELTDYYSRNIDNPGNVLQSDFINGFSYPNLPIVLDTKPDIITTNYTWGLIPTNRDKDFRKSTLNARVETLQEKVSFAPSINNRCLIIVSAYFDWHWNDPAGKSKTKYQIHSNTDEIFFLAGIYNSWQDKNGEIWNTYSIVTTEANDFMKYVHNRKEAEGDQRMPIHIKREDEKAWLDAKNSTMDFAYPNYNPPLIGF
- a CDS encoding XRE family transcriptional regulator; this translates as MSIFSDNLRYLRVKSGMTQQKIADELRIPRERYAKYEGTTDPPLDCLQKISRYYHVSIDLLLSFDIRRVPYENLIQLEENRILLPITVDSSGENKIEILSEKAQAGYLSGYSDPEFIEALQHISLPFLRNGKYRAFPVTGDSMPPHKEGSFIVGEYVEKLDDIIDGKTYILVTKTNGIAYKRLTKRGGDLIEVKSDNTIYEPYEVKASEILELWRFASSIATKEFEHDDLSLLSVKDVMQGLRNDFTALRAEFEQRKKPN